A single window of Granulicella sibirica DNA harbors:
- the gatC gene encoding Asp-tRNA(Asn)/Glu-tRNA(Gln) amidotransferase subunit GatC: MSEVASVTIEDVRRVAELANLELAAEEEPRMKRDLNAILVHFAQLSEVDTTGVPAMAQVADILGGLIDENGAELRPDDIRPSVDRTAVMHSAPETDGRFFKVPKVIER; encoded by the coding sequence ATGAGTGAGGTTGCATCCGTAACGATCGAGGACGTCCGCCGCGTGGCGGAGCTGGCGAATCTGGAGCTCGCCGCCGAAGAGGAGCCGCGCATGAAGCGCGACCTCAATGCGATCCTCGTACATTTCGCGCAGTTGAGCGAGGTCGACACCACCGGCGTTCCGGCCATGGCGCAGGTCGCCGACATCCTCGGCGGCCTGATCGATGAAAACGGCGCAGAGCTTCGTCCCGACGACATCCGCCCCAGCGTCGATCGCACCGCCGTCATGCATAGCGCACCCGAGACCGATGGCCGCTTCTTCAAGGTGCCCAAGGTGATCGAACGGTGA
- a CDS encoding DciA family protein: protein MQNMRDLLRGTLRQSLRAMSPNDRLAAAWPVACGKAMAERGEIIGFIDGVIQVEVADVTWLKQMMSMRSVLEHDLARVAGVKVTGIHFELKRTLGDRAR from the coding sequence ATGCAGAACATGCGCGACCTTCTCCGCGGCACGCTTCGCCAGAGCCTCCGCGCCATGAGCCCAAACGACCGCCTCGCCGCAGCATGGCCCGTCGCCTGTGGCAAGGCCATGGCCGAACGCGGAGAGATCATCGGCTTCATCGATGGCGTCATCCAGGTCGAAGTCGCCGATGTCACCTGGCTCAAGCAGATGATGTCCATGCGCTCCGTCCTCGAACACGACCTAGCCCGGGTCGCGGGGGTGAAGGTCACCGGGATACACTTTGAATTGAAGAGAACGCTGGGAGACAGGGCACGATGA